The following is a genomic window from Flavobacteriales bacterium.
TTCATGTTTGCCGTTGCCGATTTCGTGTTTAATTTTTTTATGATAGCAAAATGAAAAAGGATTTTTATCGAAACCAATGCGCATGGGCGATTTGGAAAACCAGGTGAGCCAACCCGAAGCGGCAAATCGTTGCAGATTGATCACCATATCGTATTTGTTTTTCCGAATGATTTTGGCAAGACGGAAGAGTTGACGATACTTCCCGTTTTTTTTATCCCAAACCATCACCTGGTGAAGTGATGAATCCGGTTTTAATAAGGATTCATTTCCTTTTCGTACCAAAACATCCAGTTCGGCATCCGGAAATAATCGCTTGATTTCTTCAATCACCGGAGTGGCCAGAATCACATCGCCAATGAAGGCGGTTTGTATGATGAGAATTTTTTTCAAATGAATTTATACGGCAACATTGTATTCGCGCAATGCATCGTTGAGCGAAGTTTTTAAATCGGTAGAGGCTTTACGTTGACCAATTATTAATGCACAGGGAACCTGGTATTCGCCGGCAGGAAATTTTTTGGTGTAGGATCCGGGAATAACCACCGAACGTGATGGAACTCTTCCAATGTATTCTACCGGATGTGTTCCGGTAACATCAATAATTTTCGTGGATTTGGTGAGTACCACATTGGCACCCAACACCGCTTCTTTTTCTACACGAACACCTTCAACAACAATGCAACGGGATCCGATAAAACATCCATCTTCCACTACTACTGGAGCAGCTTGTAATGGTTCAAGTACTCCACCAATTCCAACACCACCACTCAGATGAACATCTTTACCAATTTGCGCACAAGAACCAACCGTTGCCCAGGTATCTACCATTGTACCGGAATCTACATAAGCACCAATGTTTACATAAGATGGCATGAGAATAACTCCCGGTGCAATAAAGGCTCCGTAACGCGCCACTGCATGCGGAACTACGCGCACACCAAGTTCTTTATAATTGCGCTTGAGTAACATTTTATCGTGGAATTCGAATGGTCCAACTTCAATAACTTCCATTTGCCGGATTGGAAAATACATCACCACGGCTTTCTTCACCCATTCATTCACTTGCCATCCACCATCAATAGGTTCAGCTACGCGGAGTCGACCTTTATCAATTTCTTCTATCACTTGATTAATGGCATCCTGGGTCGATTTTTCTTTTAAAAGTTCTCTGTTTTCCCAGGCTTGTTCAATGATTTGGCGCATAGTATTTTTTTTGCAAAACTAAGGAATGAATCGATAGCAGAAAGGCACTTAACGATTCTGCATCGATTTGTGAATTATCAATGATTCGCCTCAATGGCTTTTCTAACGCTTCCGTATTTTTTCAGCAATTCGTTGGCTTTTTCATAATCGCAATTCAATGCTTCCATAACCATACGGGTTCCGCGGTCAATTAATTTATCGTTGCTGAGTTGCATATCCACCATCCGGTTGCCTTTTACTCTTCCGAGTTTTATCATCACCGAAGTAGAAATCATATTAAGAATTAATTTTTGAGCTGTCCCCGATTTCATGCGAGTACTTCCGGTAACGAATTCAGGACCCACTTCCGCAACAATGGGAAATTTGGATACCTGTTCAAGTGGACTTCCCGGATTACACGTGATGCAAGCAGTTACAATTCCCATTTCATTACACTTTTCCAATGCCGCAATTACATAAGGAGTGCTTCCCGATGCAGCTATACCAATAACAACATCTTCTTTTCCGATTTCATGTTCCTGTAAATCTTTCCAGCCTTGTTCTTTACTGTCTTCGGCAAATTCCACCGCTTTGCGAATGGCTGCATCACCACCGGCAATAAGTCCTATTACCAATCCGTGCGGAACTCCAAATGTGGGGGGACATTCAGAAGCGTCAACAATTCCTAATCGTCCGCTCGTTCCCGCACCCATATAGAATAATCGTCCGCCGTTTTTCATTTTCTCTACTATTACATCCACCAATGGTGCAATCATTGGAATTGCTTTTTGCGTGGCGATGGCTACTTTTTGATCTTCCTGATTAATTCCGTTGAGAAGTTCAAGCGAAGATTTTTTTTCGAGATCACTATGCAGCGATTCACTCTCGGTGATGCGTTTAAACATGGAATGCAGTTTGAACAAATATACAATGGATCAATAAAGAAAAAGCTCCCGGATGGAAGCTTTATTTTTTGGTGAAGTATTCAATCTGATTATAATCCTTATCGAATTTGATGGTGTATTTTCCGGCAGGAAGATCGGAGACATCAATTTCTTTTCCGTTTCCTTTTTTTACAATTTTTCCTTTTTGATCGAAAATCTCATAATTCTTCTGAATGCGTAATCTCAACATTTTATCGGTTGTGGGGTTAAGCACAATATTGGTGTTTTCAATTTGAGTTAACACACGATCGATAAATTGAGCATAAATGCTTTCCGGCGGGGGATCTGCCTTGGCGATGAGCCCGGAAAAAAGTATAGCGAAAAGTAGGAATGTCTTTTTCATTGGATAATTCTGATGCTGAAAACAACAATTTTCGTGCCTAAAAAAAAGGACCCCGTTTTTTCGGAGTCCTTGATCGTCAGTAGATTTCTGGGAAGGAGTCGGGATCTACCTCGTTCATCATTCCATAGGCAGTTTCAAAAATGTCTTCTACACTTGGTTTGGAGAAGTAATCGCCGTCGGAACCGTAGGCCGGACGATGCTCTTTGGCTGCCAGGGTAAGGGGCTCTGAATCGAGATGGAAAAATCCTTTTTGTTCCACTAAAATTTTATCGAGCATAAATGCTGATGCTCCACCGGGAACATCTTCATCTACGATAAGTAAGCGGTTGGTTTTTTTCAGGCTTTCGGCAATCACATGGTGAATATCGAAAGGCAATAATGTTTGCACATCGATCAATTCAGCCGAAATACCTGCTTCTTCGAGGAGTTGCGCTGCTTCAACACACAAGTTAAATGTGGATCCGTATGAAACAATGGTAAGGTCCGTTCCTTCTTTTACCACTTCAGGTACACCTAATGGAATTTTAAATTCGCCAATGTTGGATGGCATTTTTTCTTTCTTGCGGTAGCCATTTAATGGTTCAACAATTAATGCTGCATCGTCTGAAGCGAGAAGTGTATTGTAAAATCCTGCTGCTTGCACCATGTTTCTTGGAACACAAACATACATTCCCCGCAATGCATGAATGATTGTTCCCATTGGAGAACCGGAATGCCAGATGCCTTCTAAACGGTGACCGCGGGTCCGTACAATGAGCGGTGCTTTTTGTCCGCCTTTTGTTCTGTAGCGAACCGTTGCCAGATCGTCGCTCATGATTTGCAATGCGTATAACAAATAATCGAGGTACTGAATTTCGGCAATGGGACGAAGACCGCGCATCGACAATCCAATTCCTTGTCCTAGTATAGTTGCTTCACGAATTCCTGTATCTGATACACGTAATTCTGAGTACTTCGCCTGCATTCCTTCCAGACCCTGGTTTACATCTCCAATAAATCCGGCATCTTCTCCAAAGATTAGAACCAATGGATTTTCAGCCAGAATTTTGTCGAAGTTTTCGCGAAGCACCAATCGTCCGTCTACCATTTCTGCATTACCATCGTATTGAGCGGGAACAGGTGAAACACGTAATGCACTTTCTGCCGTTTCGCTGTATAAATGTGAACTGTAACGTTCGTAATTATCGTTAATGGATTTTTTAATCCATGTGGCTAAATTTTGTTTGGCCGAGGAATTCTCATGTGCTGCATAGCGTAAAGCTCTGCGGGCGGTAGATAAAATATCTCTGCGGATGGGTTCAATGGCAGATGATAATTCATTGCGCAATTTGGAGATGAAGGCAGCATTAGACGATTGTGCGGCTAATTGATCCAATAAGGAAACAACTTCATTTAATTCATTTTTAATTGGAGCAAGGAATTCTTCCCAGGCTTTTTTCTGTTGGTCGCGTACGGTTTTTTTCGCTTCTTTTTGAATTTCGTCCAATTCAGCTTCCGTTGCAATTGCTTTACCGGAATTGGCAGAATACGCTAAAATCCATTCACGGAATTTATTGATGCAATCGAAATCGCGTGTCCAGTCGAGAATCTCTTTGGTCTTGTATCGCTCATGCGATCCGGAAGTGGAGTGGCCTTGCGGCTGAGTTACTTCTTCTACATGCACCAATACAGGAACATGTTCGGTGCGACAAACCATTGCTGCTTTAGCGTAGGTATCACAAAGTGAAACATAGTCCCAACCTTTGGTAACGAAAATTTCATAGCCTTTTTGACCTTCTTTTCGCTGAAATCCTTTTAATGCTTCAGATATCGATTCTTTAGTGGTTTGGTATTTTTTTGGAACAGAAATTCCATATCCATCATCCCACACACTCATCAACATGGGAACTTGTAATACACCGGCGGCATTCATCGTTTCCCAGAATAATCCTTCGGATGTACTCGCATCACCAATGGTGCCTATGGCAATTTCATTTCCTTTATTACTGAATTGGGTGTAGGCATGCAATTGTTCGTTGTTGCGAAATAATTTGGATGCCTGGGCCAAACCTAACAAACGCGGCATTTGTCCGGCAGTAGGTGAAATATCTGCAGAGGAATTTTTCTTTTCAGTCAGATTTTTCCAGGTGCCGTCTTCATTGAGCGAACGGGTAGAGTAGTGACCACCCATTTGTCGTCCGCCCGATGCAGGTTCGTGCTGAATATCGGTGTGTGCGTATAATGCAGCGAAATATTGTTGAACGGTTAATTCGCCAATGGCCATCATAAAGGTTTGATCGCGGTAATAACCCGAACGGAAATCGCCATTGCGGAATTGTTTTGCCAATGCAATCTGAGCTAATTCTTTTCCGTCGCCGAAAATTCCGAATTTGGCTTTACCGGTTAATACTTCCTTTCTTCCTAACAGGGAAGCCTCACGGCTGATATTGGCAAGACGATAATCTTCTAAAACCTGATTACGGAATTGTTCAAATGTCAACTCTTCTTTTACGTTCTCTTTTTCTTTCAACATGATCGGTATGATTGAACTTGGTTCAGTGGATAAAGATAAGTAAAAATAGGCCTTGAACGATATCGATAATTAACAGGTGTTTACAATGAATTTTTTTGTAAATTGAAGCACCAAAAACCGTTGAATATGAAGAATTTTTTACTTGTCGCAGGGCTTTGCATTACGCCCTTTTTCTTTATGCACAGACTACTTACACCGTTACTAATTCAGGATTTACCTTTACTCCCGACACTGTGAATGCTGTTGTGGGTGATGCGGTTAATTTTACATTGGGAAATCAGCACAATGTAGTAGAGGTTAGTCAGGCCACCTGGTCTTCAAATGGAAACACTTCCAATGGTGGATTTTCATTGGGATTTGGAGGGGGAACCGTTAACCTCACTTCTGCAGGTACCTTTTATTATGTTTGTCAGCCACATGCTTCCATGGGGATGAAAGGTGTAATTATTGTTACTGCTGCTAATGGTGTAGAGGAAACTAAATCGGATATTTCTGTATCCATTTATCCAACGGCTGCCATTGATTTTGTTCAGGTAAATCTGAATGATAATTCCGGTAATTTTAAAGTGGAAATTTTAGATTTAAGTGGTAAAATTATCCGAAACAGCTCAATGGCGGGTGGATTAAATCACCGTATGGATGTTTCTGCTTTTTCGCCGGGAATTTATTTTGTGCGCATCAGTGATGGCGACCGAATCCGGACCTTGAAATTTGTAAAACAATAAACATGAAAAAGGGACTCGAAAGAGTCCCTTTTTATTTATGGCTGTCCCGCCAATTCCAATCCTCCTGCTTTCATCATCCACAGTTTTCCTACCATTTTTTCATCTTCCAAATCGTAGATGTTTTGAATGTCGTAATTGATCCGGTCGCTACTTGGGTCGAGGTAGACATATTTACCAATGGGGACTTCAATTTTAACACGAATCGATTGAGCACGGATTAAATCTGAAGAAGGAACACTAAACCATGGATCAAACATTACTTTATTGTCGATTACGGTATAGTGATATTGAATATGATTAGCGCGTTCGATGGCTTTTGTTTGACTCGAACCTCTGGCTTCACGAATAATTCTCACGTGGAAATTGGTGTCGATGGAACGTTCGATATCCAGCATAGGAAATCCGTATACAATTTGTTTTTCCGTGAATTTGGTCAACTCGAAAAAGGCTTCATGATGACCTTTAAAATGATCAGAGAAAAATTCGTCGTGGTTGGATTGAATAATCAGGGTATCGGAATGCTGCGCCACTATACTGTTTTCTTCCTGGTGATTTTCACTGGAGAAATCCATTCCTGTTTGTACACCAATAATACCCAATGTTGCGATGGCGGCAGTGGTAAAGACACCCATAATTGCACCTACCACTTTGAATTTCATTTTGGTTTTGAACAGCAAACGCACTCCGGCGAGGATAATTCCTACAATGGGCATCAGGCAAAAGGCAATAATGGAGATAAACACCAAATTAGAACGCAGGTCGGATCCGAAAAATGAAACACCGAATTGATTAAAATCGATATTGGAAATGCCTTCGTCGCTAATGGAAAAAATAAAAGCAGAAGAGATGGTGGCCCGGATTAACCAAACCATGAATATTACACCGAGGATCAATAAAAATACACCCAAGGCTCTTCCGAAAATATGGTAGAAATTCATGGCAAGTTCACCCACGGCATCACCGAATTTTGCGGTGGACTCCCTCATTTTTTTCTGGTTTTCGGGAGTGCTTAGATTTTCGACGTCCTTCTTAAATTCATTAAATCGTTGTTTAATGGTCTCAACATCTACTTTTTCTCCACGCATTCTGAGTTTTTCGCTGGTAGTTTTCGCTTGAGGAATAATGATCCATAATATGATGTAGAGTAATAATCCGGTTCCAAATCCCAGGAACAACACCACAAAAAGAATTCGCAGAAATAAAGGATCCCATCCAAAATATTGCGATACACCGGAACAAACCCCACCCAGCATTTTATCATCCGGATCGCGGTAAAATTGTTTATCGGCTTTGGCGGAATAATTTTCCTGTTTCTTTTCCTGTGATTCGTTTTTTGAATCTTCTCCTGCATATACTTCAGGTTCTCCCATAATGGAAATGATTTCACGGATATTATTTGCGTCGATCACTTCTTTGTGCTCGCGTTGCAATATTTCCTTCATCAATTCTGCAATACGATGCTCTACATCCTGCATAATTTCATCAATGCTCTCATCAGCACCAATCGATTTTCGGATCGCTTTCAGGTATTGCGAAAGTGTTTCGTAGGCTCCTTCTTCGATATTAAATACGAAACCTCCTACATTGGCAGAAATAGTCTTATTCATGGCTGGATCAATTCAATTTTTTTACACTAACAGATTTTACAGTTCTTACGAGGTCGTCCCAGGCTTCCAGTAATCCCTCCAGAAATTTTTCACCCTCGGGGGTGAGCTTATAATATTTACGCGGTGGACCCGAAGTCGATTCTTCCCACCGGTAGGTAAGTAGTCCCGCATTTTTAAGCCGGGTGAGCAAAGGATATAAAGTACCCTCCACAAGAATGATTCTTGAAGCTTTCATTTCCTCGATGATATCGCCCGGATAGGCTTCCTGGCGTTTTAAAATCGATAGGATACATAGCTCCAAAACCCCTTTTTTCATTTGTGCTTTCGCATTATCGATGTCCATATACAGGCTTTGTCTGGTATTTAACGATACAAAGATATACATTAAAACAGGTATTATGCAATACATAGTACCAAAAATTTCTGATTTTTTTAAAAATGTAGAATCGGCGGGCTTTGGCGGGCTATTTTTATTAACTTGACGCTATCAAAATTGCGCTATGAAAAGATTTTCTACCCTCCTTTTATTCCTTGTTTTTCAGCTTCATGCCTTTTCTCAACAGAATTTACCTGCGGGATTAACCCCTGCCGAGGAACAAATTATGTTGAGTGGATCGTATCGTTTCGGGAATTCCGGACGTGGAGTGAGTACTGCTCCTCCTTTTCCGGTTCGTACCATGGCCCAATGGGAGGAACAGCAAACGCTGGTGATTACCTGGACTAGTTATACATCGATTTTAGCACAAATCGCAGATGCTGCTCAGGAAGAAGTTCAGGTGTTGATTCATTGTACCGATTCAAATGCCGTGAAAAGCTATCTTACCGGACAAGGTGTTCCTTTAACTAACATCAATTATCTGGAAGTACCTTTTAATTCCATCTGGATTCGCGACTATGGAGCGCATACTGTATATAAGAATGATGTAGATAGCGTTTTACTGGTTGAGTGGATTTATAACCGTCCACGCCCTAGTGATGATGTAATGCCGGATGCTTATGCTGCCTATAAAGGAATCGGTTTGTATTCTACTACTCAGGCACCAAACGATTTGGTGAATACGGGTGGGAATTGGATGGTAGATGGATTCGGAACTGCGCTTGCATCGAAATTAATCCTCGATGAAAACGATGCCGGAAATCCCTATTCGGTAACCGTAAAATCAGAAGCGGATGTTGATACCATTATGAAACATTTTATGGGGATTGACCGCTATATTAAAATGGAAACATTGCCTTACGATGATATTCACCACATCGATATGCACATGAAATTTTTGGATGAAGAAACAATCCTCGTCGGAAAATTTCCTGATGGAGTGAGTGATGGTCCACAAATAGAAGCCAACATTTTATATGTCACTTCCACGTTTAATTCTGTATTTGGAACTCCTTATAAAATTGTACGCATTCCTATGGTTCCTTCCACCGGCGGAGGATATCCAGGTGCTCCATTTGGAGGTGCTTATTACAGAACCTACGCGAATTTTGTATTTGTAAATAAAACTGTGATTGTTCCCACTTACAGAACAGAATATGATACAACGGCTATTCGCATTTTAACGGAGTCGCTTCCCGGTTATAATATTGTCACCATCGATGCCGATAATACCAATGCCAATTTGATCAGTGCCGGAGGTGTTATCCATTGTATCACCAATAACATTGGTGTGGCCGATCCGATGTTGATTTCGCATCAGAATCTGCCGGATACCTATGATGAAGTGAACCCCTATTTAGTGGATGCACTCATTCGACACAAAAGTGGAATTAGTTCTGCAACGATGTATTGGTCTACCACTCCGGGAACAGGATACACGGCGGTTGCCATGAGTTCTATTGGTAATGATCATTGGACCGCTTCGATTCCTGCACACCCTGCAGGGACCACCTTGTATTATTATGTGGAAGGAAATTCAGTGAGCGGAAAAACGCAGGTTCGACCTATCGTTGCTCCTCAGGGATATTTCCATTTCAAGGTGTTGGATATTGCTTCTTCGGTTGAAGAAAATTCAAATGTGGAACTGATGGATGTATTCCCGAATCCGGCATCGGCCATCACTTGTATTCCGGTACAGGCTTCTGCTCCATTTAGCGGTGCGGTAAAAATGTATGATATGTTGGGGAATCTGGTAGAAACGATTCACACCGGTAGTTTTCCGGCTGGGGAATCGCGCTATTTTATTCATGCCGACCAATACGCCGCTGGTTCTTATCTGATTGTTGTCGAGAAACAAACGGGTGAACGCAGTGTGAAAAAACTGATGATCCGATAAAAAGTTAATATTCGATTGAACGGTCCTTTCCCTGGCGGGTACAGCATAAAAAATCTGCCAATGAAAGGACTGTTTCTTTTTACCCTCTTTCTGCCATTCAGCCTGTTTGCACAGCAAAGAAGTAATGTATCCATCCAACAGGGAAACGTATTGAATAATCGATCATCAACTTCCAATCAATCGGTAGTTCAGGTGAATTATTTCAATGTTCAGAGCAATAATTTTAATCAATCTTCTAATGTCAGACTGAATACTAACCTGAATGCGGGTCTGCAGGTTCGTACAAATACCAATCCCCAGCAAAGGGCAAATTCAGTTAACCCTGTTTCGGGAAACACTGCTCCACGCCAGACTACTCCGCCTTACCAACAACAACAATTTCAGAGTAATCCTGCACGGCAAAATGAAGTGCAATCGGTACAGCTTGTCATTATAGATAATATTCAGGATAACAATGTGAATATTGAAATCGGTAATCAGCTCAATGCCGAGCCGCAAATTCTGATTGAAAACATCGATAACATTCCGGAACAGGAAGTGCAAAACGAAATTTTAGTTGAAGAAACTCAGCAGAAGAACGTTGAGATTTCACTGGAGACCAAATCCAACAATAAAGAAAAATCGTCAGTTCAACCAGAAGTCTTTTCAACAGATTTCGGTTCGGCAGATCTGGATTTGAATTTGTCATTCAATAAAAAAGAGAAAAAAGCAAAACCAACTTCTGTAAAACGGAAAAAAGTTGCGCATTACAGTCAGAGTGCCGGTCGCGTAAAAGCGAAATCGAAAAAGAAAAAAAAGACGAAAAGTAATTGCAAAACAAAAGGCGGAATGTTGCCTTGTGTACAGTTGTAATTATGGCAGTTTAAAATCCATCGCTACCAATTCTGCAATCAGGTAACGTTTGCCTTTGTATTCGGCTGTTACAAATGCATCACTGATTCCTGCGCCAATCACTTTATCGCAAAAAGCTCTGGCTTCGCGGAATGTTTGTTGTGTGCCAATAGTGAAACGAGTGATGTTATCGTCGAGTTTTTGTTTTTCTACCTGACCCAGTTTTAATACTTGCGTATAACTAAAATTTTGAGGAAGATTATATGCACCGATTTGCACATGGTAGGTCAAACCCGGAATGTTGAGGTCGCCATATTTCTCCATAATCTCCGCACGGGTGAGCGAACTTCCACTTGTATTTTCCTTGTTGTTTTTGCGAAGCGTGGTATCGCGTGTGGCTAATAAGGATAACGAATCGTTGGCTTGTTTTAGTTTTTGTAAATAGGCTTCGGAATAAAACTGGACATCAATAGTCGTTTCGAAAAATTCGTTGACTTCTACCGTACTCAGGTTTCTGGTTTGCGGTGCGTATCCATCCAGAAAATAATTCAGCACAATTTCTCTGTTTTTCGGTAGGTTAATCAGGTATTTTCCACTCACCGAATTGGTGTTGTAAATTCCTTGCGTTAAACCCGATTTCTGATAGGTGATTTTAATCTGCGAATACACAGGTTGATCATCAAGTGTAACTGTTCCTTTAACACGAACCATCTGGATTTTCTTTCCAATAATCCCCGGTTCCACTTTATAAATATCCTGTAATCCGAATCCGCCTGCTTTACCGGAGGAATAATATCCAGCAGTACCATCGCCGGTTATTACATAATAAATATCATCACCCGGTGTGTTGATGGGGTAGCCAATGTTAAAGGGTTCCGACCAAGTCGAATCTTGCACCAGATCCGTTCTGAAAATATCGTAACCACCCATGGAATTATGTCCCTTCGAAGAAAACAACATGAATTCGCCACTGGGGTGAATAAAGGGTGCGTCTTCATCGTATTTGGTGTTTACGAATGGACCCAGATTTTTGATATTACCCCAAGACCCATCTTCGAGTAATTCGGCCGTATATAAATCTTTGCCACCAAATCCACCCGGACGTTCACTTGAAAAATAGGCAATGCGACCATCCGCAGAAAT
Proteins encoded in this region:
- a CDS encoding 2,3,4,5-tetrahydropyridine-2,6-dicarboxylate N-succinyltransferase, translated to MRQIIEQAWENRELLKEKSTQDAINQVIEEIDKGRLRVAEPIDGGWQVNEWVKKAVVMYFPIRQMEVIEVGPFEFHDKMLLKRNYKELGVRVVPHAVARYGAFIAPGVILMPSYVNIGAYVDSGTMVDTWATVGSCAQIGKDVHLSGGVGIGGVLEPLQAAPVVVEDGCFIGSRCIVVEGVRVEKEAVLGANVVLTKSTKIIDVTGTHPVEYIGRVPSRSVVIPGSYTKKFPAGEYQVPCALIIGQRKASTDLKTSLNDALREYNVAV
- the murQ gene encoding N-acetylmuramic acid 6-phosphate etherase, encoding MFKRITESESLHSDLEKKSSLELLNGINQEDQKVAIATQKAIPMIAPLVDVIVEKMKNGGRLFYMGAGTSGRLGIVDASECPPTFGVPHGLVIGLIAGGDAAIRKAVEFAEDSKEQGWKDLQEHEIGKEDVVIGIAASGSTPYVIAALEKCNEMGIVTACITCNPGSPLEQVSKFPIVAEVGPEFVTGSTRMKSGTAQKLILNMISTSVMIKLGRVKGNRMVDMQLSNDKLIDRGTRMVMEALNCDYEKANELLKKYGSVRKAIEANH
- a CDS encoding T9SS type A sorting domain-containing protein — encoded protein: MKKTFLLFAILFSGLIAKADPPPESIYAQFIDRVLTQIENTNIVLNPTTDKMLRLRIQKNYEIFDQKGKIVKKGNGKEIDVSDLPAGKYTIKFDKDYNQIEYFTKK
- a CDS encoding transketolase; the protein is MLKEKENVKEELTFEQFRNQVLEDYRLANISREASLLGRKEVLTGKAKFGIFGDGKELAQIALAKQFRNGDFRSGYYRDQTFMMAIGELTVQQYFAALYAHTDIQHEPASGGRQMGGHYSTRSLNEDGTWKNLTEKKNSSADISPTAGQMPRLLGLAQASKLFRNNEQLHAYTQFSNKGNEIAIGTIGDASTSEGLFWETMNAAGVLQVPMLMSVWDDGYGISVPKKYQTTKESISEALKGFQRKEGQKGYEIFVTKGWDYVSLCDTYAKAAMVCRTEHVPVLVHVEEVTQPQGHSTSGSHERYKTKEILDWTRDFDCINKFREWILAYSANSGKAIATEAELDEIQKEAKKTVRDQQKKAWEEFLAPIKNELNEVVSLLDQLAAQSSNAAFISKLRNELSSAIEPIRRDILSTARRALRYAAHENSSAKQNLATWIKKSINDNYERYSSHLYSETAESALRVSPVPAQYDGNAEMVDGRLVLRENFDKILAENPLVLIFGEDAGFIGDVNQGLEGMQAKYSELRVSDTGIREATILGQGIGLSMRGLRPIAEIQYLDYLLYALQIMSDDLATVRYRTKGGQKAPLIVRTRGHRLEGIWHSGSPMGTIIHALRGMYVCVPRNMVQAAGFYNTLLASDDAALIVEPLNGYRKKEKMPSNIGEFKIPLGVPEVVKEGTDLTIVSYGSTFNLCVEAAQLLEEAGISAELIDVQTLLPFDIHHVIAESLKKTNRLLIVDEDVPGGASAFMLDKILVEQKGFFHLDSEPLTLAAKEHRPAYGSDGDYFSKPSVEDIFETAYGMMNEVDPDSFPEIY
- a CDS encoding T9SS type A sorting domain-containing protein → MHYALFLYAQTTYTVTNSGFTFTPDTVNAVVGDAVNFTLGNQHNVVEVSQATWSSNGNTSNGGFSLGFGGGTVNLTSAGTFYYVCQPHASMGMKGVIIVTAANGVEETKSDISVSIYPTAAIDFVQVNLNDNSGNFKVEILDLSGKIIRNSSMAGGLNHRMDVSAFSPGIYFVRISDGDRIRTLKFVKQ
- a CDS encoding PspC domain-containing protein, which produces MNKTISANVGGFVFNIEEGAYETLSQYLKAIRKSIGADESIDEIMQDVEHRIAELMKEILQREHKEVIDANNIREIISIMGEPEVYAGEDSKNESQEKKQENYSAKADKQFYRDPDDKMLGGVCSGVSQYFGWDPLFLRILFVVLFLGFGTGLLLYIILWIIIPQAKTTSEKLRMRGEKVDVETIKQRFNEFKKDVENLSTPENQKKMRESTAKFGDAVGELAMNFYHIFGRALGVFLLILGVIFMVWLIRATISSAFIFSISDEGISNIDFNQFGVSFFGSDLRSNLVFISIIAFCLMPIVGIILAGVRLLFKTKMKFKVVGAIMGVFTTAAIATLGIIGVQTGMDFSSENHQEENSIVAQHSDTLIIQSNHDEFFSDHFKGHHEAFFELTKFTEKQIVYGFPMLDIERSIDTNFHVRIIREARGSSQTKAIERANHIQYHYTVIDNKVMFDPWFSVPSSDLIRAQSIRVKIEVPIGKYVYLDPSSDRINYDIQNIYDLEDEKMVGKLWMMKAGGLELAGQP
- a CDS encoding PadR family transcriptional regulator; the encoded protein is MDIDNAKAQMKKGVLELCILSILKRQEAYPGDIIEEMKASRIILVEGTLYPLLTRLKNAGLLTYRWEESTSGPPRKYYKLTPEGEKFLEGLLEAWDDLVRTVKSVSVKKLN
- a CDS encoding agmatine deiminase family protein, with the protein product MKRFSTLLLFLVFQLHAFSQQNLPAGLTPAEEQIMLSGSYRFGNSGRGVSTAPPFPVRTMAQWEEQQTLVITWTSYTSILAQIADAAQEEVQVLIHCTDSNAVKSYLTGQGVPLTNINYLEVPFNSIWIRDYGAHTVYKNDVDSVLLVEWIYNRPRPSDDVMPDAYAAYKGIGLYSTTQAPNDLVNTGGNWMVDGFGTALASKLILDENDAGNPYSVTVKSEADVDTIMKHFMGIDRYIKMETLPYDDIHHIDMHMKFLDEETILVGKFPDGVSDGPQIEANILYVTSTFNSVFGTPYKIVRIPMVPSTGGGYPGAPFGGAYYRTYANFVFVNKTVIVPTYRTEYDTTAIRILTESLPGYNIVTIDADNTNANLISAGGVIHCITNNIGVADPMLISHQNLPDTYDEVNPYLVDALIRHKSGISSATMYWSTTPGTGYTAVAMSSIGNDHWTASIPAHPAGTTLYYYVEGNSVSGKTQVRPIVAPQGYFHFKVLDIASSVEENSNVELMDVFPNPASAITCIPVQASAPFSGAVKMYDMLGNLVETIHTGSFPAGESRYFIHADQYAAGSYLIVVEKQTGERSVKKLMIR